In Pseudopipra pipra isolate bDixPip1 chromosome 5, bDixPip1.hap1, whole genome shotgun sequence, the following proteins share a genomic window:
- the OPTN gene encoding optineurin isoform X2 — translation MSSKLKGRPAENGEHPKGKMENGVDSGAAPALSTYTPEEMVQQMKELITENNELKEAMKLHNQAMKDRYEELSIWREKQKEEREFYESKFKEAKQCLQAKCIENEQLQQQLQSLKEKEEGAEMEGCVALEKEVRNLKSQVQRLQAEKADLVAIISELQVKLNMSAEDSFVEIGMTEGEINRTAKEHQENGGETTGNVAVYMSKSADESKNLESEELTVSQLLCSLRNETQKREKLEKELQDHRERLSKLEKETSNCLDSGTQTEQEEETSEAVGSEVEALNLQVCALFKELQEAHEKLKEAELIQKKLQEKCQALERKSLAAASELEEKQQLIYTVKKLELQVESMQSEVKLEQAKTHEEKARYNSLQDSYSKLLPQLTEAMKQIDEMKLKELDRVDKAVVEQLKAKVELAEQALAAKQLQIDEMKQIIAKQEEDLETMSVLRAQMEVYCSDFHAERAAREKIHEEKEQLAVQLAYLLKEQQNLEDLGRSSLAEMQNRHGARVPDREHSPHLVQRGTGSQDWPEQRNISIYSCPKCEEILPDLDTLQIHVMDCIN, via the exons ATGTCCAGCAAGTTGAAGGGCCGTCCTGCTGAAAATGGAGAGCATCCCAAGGGTAAAATGGAAAACGGAGTGGACAgtggggctgcccctgcccttaGTACCTACACCCCAGAGGAGATGGTGCAGCAGATGAAAGAACTAATCACTGAGAACAACGAGTTAAAAG AAGCCATGAAGTTGCATAACCAAGCTATGAAGGACCGATACGAGGAACTTTCCATCTggagagagaagcagaaggaagaacGAGAATTTTATGAGTCAAAGTTTAAGGAGGCGAAGCAGTGCTTGCAGGCCAAGTGCATTGAAAATGAACAACTACAGCAACAACTTCAGAgcttaaaggaaaaagaagaaggagCTGAAATG GAGGGCTGCGTGGCTCTCGAGAAGGAAGTGAGGAACCTGAAATCCCAGGTGCAGCGGCTCCAGGCTGAGAAGGCAGATCTGGTTGCCATCATTTCAGAACTGCAAGTCAAGCTGAACATGTCAGCAGAGGATTCCTTTGTGGAGATTGGGATGACT gaAGGAGAAATAAACAGAACTGCAAAGGAACATCAAGAGAATGGTGGTGAAACAACCGGGAATGTTGCTGTCTACAT GAGCAAATCTGCAGATGAATCTAAGAATTTGGAGTCCGAGGAGCTAACTGTGAGCCAGCTGCTGTGCTCCCTTAGAAATGAAactcagaagagagaaaaacttgagaaggagctgcaggatcACAGAGAGAG actgtcaaagctggagaaggaaacCAGCAACTGCCTGGACAGTGGGACACAAACTGAACAGGAAGAAGAGACTTCAGAGGCT GTTGGCAGTGAAGTAGAAGCCCTGAATTTGCAAGTTTGTGCTCTGTTTAAGGAGCTTCAGGAAGCCCATGAGAAGTTAAAAGAAGCAGAATTGATTCAGAAGAAGCTTCAAGAAAA GTGCCAagcactggaaagaaaaagcttgGCTGCTGCATCAGAAttggaggagaagcagcagctaaTATACACTGTCAAGAAGCTGGAACTTCAGGTGGAGAGCATGCAGTCAGAGGTCAAGCTGGAACAAGCCAAGACACATGAAGAAAA GGCAAGATACAATAGCCTGCAGGACTCATATAGCAAACTTCTTCCTCAGCTCACTGAGGCAATGAAACAAATTGATGAAATGAAACTCAAAGAG CTGGACAGAGTGGATAAAGCTGTGGTGGAACAACTGAAAGCAAAGGTGGAGTTGGCAGAACAAGCTCTTGCTGCAAAGCAGCTCCAGATAGATGAAATGAAGCAGATAATTGCTAAGCAAGAGGAGGACCTTGAAACTATGTCTGTGCTCCGTGCTCAG ATGGAGGTTTATTGTTCTGATTTCCATGCTGAGAGGGCAGCAAGAGAGAAGATCCATGAGGAGAAGGAGCAGTTGGCTGTCCAGCTGGCATACCTGCTAAAGGAGCAGCAAAACCTTGAAGATCTTGGCCG AAGCTCTTTGGCAGAGATGCAGAATCGCCACGGAGCCAGAGTGCCGGATCGGGAACACTCACCTCACCTTGTCCAAAGAG GAACTGGTAGTCAAGACTGGCCAGAGCAGCGGAATATCTCAATATATTCATGTCCCAAATGTGAAGAAATTTTACCTGATTTGGACACACTGCAGATTCACGTTATGGACTGCATTAATTGA
- the OPTN gene encoding optineurin isoform X4, with translation MSSKLKGRPAENGEHPKGKMENGVDSGAAPALSTYTPEEMVQQMKELITENNELKEAMKLHNQAMKDRYEELSIWREKQKEEREFYESKFKEAKQCLQAKCIENEQLQQQLQSLKEKEEGAEMEGCVALEKEVRNLKSQVQRLQAEKADLVAIISELQVKLNMSAEDSFVEIGMTEGEINRTAKEHQENGGETTGNVAVYMSKSADESKNLESEELTVSQLLCSLRNETQKREKLEKELQDHRERLSKLEKETSNCLDSGTQTEQEEETSEAVGSEVEALNLQVCALFKELQEAHEKLKEAELIQKKLQEKCQALERKSLAAASELEEKQQLIYTVKKLELQVESMQSEVKLEQAKTHEEKARYNSLQDSYSKLLPQLTEAMKQIDEMKLKELDRVDKAVVEQLKAKVELAEQALAAKQLQIDEMKQIIAKQEEDLETMSVLRAQMEVYCSDFHAERAAREKIHEEKEQLAVQLAYLLKEQQNLEDLGRSLAEMQNRHGARVPDREHSPHLVQRGTGSQDWPEQRNISIYSCPKCEEILPDLDTLQIHVMDCIN, from the exons ATGTCCAGCAAGTTGAAGGGCCGTCCTGCTGAAAATGGAGAGCATCCCAAGGGTAAAATGGAAAACGGAGTGGACAgtggggctgcccctgcccttaGTACCTACACCCCAGAGGAGATGGTGCAGCAGATGAAAGAACTAATCACTGAGAACAACGAGTTAAAAG AAGCCATGAAGTTGCATAACCAAGCTATGAAGGACCGATACGAGGAACTTTCCATCTggagagagaagcagaaggaagaacGAGAATTTTATGAGTCAAAGTTTAAGGAGGCGAAGCAGTGCTTGCAGGCCAAGTGCATTGAAAATGAACAACTACAGCAACAACTTCAGAgcttaaaggaaaaagaagaaggagCTGAAATG GAGGGCTGCGTGGCTCTCGAGAAGGAAGTGAGGAACCTGAAATCCCAGGTGCAGCGGCTCCAGGCTGAGAAGGCAGATCTGGTTGCCATCATTTCAGAACTGCAAGTCAAGCTGAACATGTCAGCAGAGGATTCCTTTGTGGAGATTGGGATGACT gaAGGAGAAATAAACAGAACTGCAAAGGAACATCAAGAGAATGGTGGTGAAACAACCGGGAATGTTGCTGTCTACAT GAGCAAATCTGCAGATGAATCTAAGAATTTGGAGTCCGAGGAGCTAACTGTGAGCCAGCTGCTGTGCTCCCTTAGAAATGAAactcagaagagagaaaaacttgagaaggagctgcaggatcACAGAGAGAG actgtcaaagctggagaaggaaacCAGCAACTGCCTGGACAGTGGGACACAAACTGAACAGGAAGAAGAGACTTCAGAGGCT GTTGGCAGTGAAGTAGAAGCCCTGAATTTGCAAGTTTGTGCTCTGTTTAAGGAGCTTCAGGAAGCCCATGAGAAGTTAAAAGAAGCAGAATTGATTCAGAAGAAGCTTCAAGAAAA GTGCCAagcactggaaagaaaaagcttgGCTGCTGCATCAGAAttggaggagaagcagcagctaaTATACACTGTCAAGAAGCTGGAACTTCAGGTGGAGAGCATGCAGTCAGAGGTCAAGCTGGAACAAGCCAAGACACATGAAGAAAA GGCAAGATACAATAGCCTGCAGGACTCATATAGCAAACTTCTTCCTCAGCTCACTGAGGCAATGAAACAAATTGATGAAATGAAACTCAAAGAG CTGGACAGAGTGGATAAAGCTGTGGTGGAACAACTGAAAGCAAAGGTGGAGTTGGCAGAACAAGCTCTTGCTGCAAAGCAGCTCCAGATAGATGAAATGAAGCAGATAATTGCTAAGCAAGAGGAGGACCTTGAAACTATGTCTGTGCTCCGTGCTCAG ATGGAGGTTTATTGTTCTGATTTCCATGCTGAGAGGGCAGCAAGAGAGAAGATCCATGAGGAGAAGGAGCAGTTGGCTGTCCAGCTGGCATACCTGCTAAAGGAGCAGCAAAACCTTGAAGATCTTGGCCG CTCTTTGGCAGAGATGCAGAATCGCCACGGAGCCAGAGTGCCGGATCGGGAACACTCACCTCACCTTGTCCAAAGAG GAACTGGTAGTCAAGACTGGCCAGAGCAGCGGAATATCTCAATATATTCATGTCCCAAATGTGAAGAAATTTTACCTGATTTGGACACACTGCAGATTCACGTTATGGACTGCATTAATTGA
- the OPTN gene encoding optineurin isoform X3, translated as MSSKLKGRPAENGEHPKGKMENGVDSGAAPALSTYTPEEMVQQMKELITENNELKEAMKLHNQAMKDRYEELSIWREKQKEEREFYESKFKEAKQCLQAKCIENEQLQQQLQSLKEKEEGAEMEGCVALEKEVRNLKSQVQRLQAEKADLVAIISELQVKLNMSAEDSFVEIGMTEGEINRTAKEHQENGGETTGNVAVYIRSKSADESKNLESEELTVSQLLCSLRNETQKREKLEKELQDHRERLSKLEKETSNCLDSGTQTEQEEETSEAVGSEVEALNLQVCALFKELQEAHEKLKEAELIQKKLQEKCQALERKSLAAASELEEKQQLIYTVKKLELQVESMQSEVKLEQAKTHEEKARYNSLQDSYSKLLPQLTEAMKQIDEMKLKELDRVDKAVVEQLKAKVELAEQALAAKQLQIDEMKQIIAKQEEDLETMSVLRAQMEVYCSDFHAERAAREKIHEEKEQLAVQLAYLLKEQQNLEDLGRSLAEMQNRHGARVPDREHSPHLVQRGTGSQDWPEQRNISIYSCPKCEEILPDLDTLQIHVMDCIN; from the exons ATGTCCAGCAAGTTGAAGGGCCGTCCTGCTGAAAATGGAGAGCATCCCAAGGGTAAAATGGAAAACGGAGTGGACAgtggggctgcccctgcccttaGTACCTACACCCCAGAGGAGATGGTGCAGCAGATGAAAGAACTAATCACTGAGAACAACGAGTTAAAAG AAGCCATGAAGTTGCATAACCAAGCTATGAAGGACCGATACGAGGAACTTTCCATCTggagagagaagcagaaggaagaacGAGAATTTTATGAGTCAAAGTTTAAGGAGGCGAAGCAGTGCTTGCAGGCCAAGTGCATTGAAAATGAACAACTACAGCAACAACTTCAGAgcttaaaggaaaaagaagaaggagCTGAAATG GAGGGCTGCGTGGCTCTCGAGAAGGAAGTGAGGAACCTGAAATCCCAGGTGCAGCGGCTCCAGGCTGAGAAGGCAGATCTGGTTGCCATCATTTCAGAACTGCAAGTCAAGCTGAACATGTCAGCAGAGGATTCCTTTGTGGAGATTGGGATGACT gaAGGAGAAATAAACAGAACTGCAAAGGAACATCAAGAGAATGGTGGTGAAACAACCGGGAATGTTGCTGTCTACAT CAGGAGCAAATCTGCAGATGAATCTAAGAATTTGGAGTCCGAGGAGCTAACTGTGAGCCAGCTGCTGTGCTCCCTTAGAAATGAAactcagaagagagaaaaacttgagaaggagctgcaggatcACAGAGAGAG actgtcaaagctggagaaggaaacCAGCAACTGCCTGGACAGTGGGACACAAACTGAACAGGAAGAAGAGACTTCAGAGGCT GTTGGCAGTGAAGTAGAAGCCCTGAATTTGCAAGTTTGTGCTCTGTTTAAGGAGCTTCAGGAAGCCCATGAGAAGTTAAAAGAAGCAGAATTGATTCAGAAGAAGCTTCAAGAAAA GTGCCAagcactggaaagaaaaagcttgGCTGCTGCATCAGAAttggaggagaagcagcagctaaTATACACTGTCAAGAAGCTGGAACTTCAGGTGGAGAGCATGCAGTCAGAGGTCAAGCTGGAACAAGCCAAGACACATGAAGAAAA GGCAAGATACAATAGCCTGCAGGACTCATATAGCAAACTTCTTCCTCAGCTCACTGAGGCAATGAAACAAATTGATGAAATGAAACTCAAAGAG CTGGACAGAGTGGATAAAGCTGTGGTGGAACAACTGAAAGCAAAGGTGGAGTTGGCAGAACAAGCTCTTGCTGCAAAGCAGCTCCAGATAGATGAAATGAAGCAGATAATTGCTAAGCAAGAGGAGGACCTTGAAACTATGTCTGTGCTCCGTGCTCAG ATGGAGGTTTATTGTTCTGATTTCCATGCTGAGAGGGCAGCAAGAGAGAAGATCCATGAGGAGAAGGAGCAGTTGGCTGTCCAGCTGGCATACCTGCTAAAGGAGCAGCAAAACCTTGAAGATCTTGGCCG CTCTTTGGCAGAGATGCAGAATCGCCACGGAGCCAGAGTGCCGGATCGGGAACACTCACCTCACCTTGTCCAAAGAG GAACTGGTAGTCAAGACTGGCCAGAGCAGCGGAATATCTCAATATATTCATGTCCCAAATGTGAAGAAATTTTACCTGATTTGGACACACTGCAGATTCACGTTATGGACTGCATTAATTGA
- the OPTN gene encoding optineurin isoform X1 has translation MSSKLKGRPAENGEHPKGKMENGVDSGAAPALSTYTPEEMVQQMKELITENNELKEAMKLHNQAMKDRYEELSIWREKQKEEREFYESKFKEAKQCLQAKCIENEQLQQQLQSLKEKEEGAEMEGCVALEKEVRNLKSQVQRLQAEKADLVAIISELQVKLNMSAEDSFVEIGMTEGEINRTAKEHQENGGETTGNVAVYIRSKSADESKNLESEELTVSQLLCSLRNETQKREKLEKELQDHRERLSKLEKETSNCLDSGTQTEQEEETSEAVGSEVEALNLQVCALFKELQEAHEKLKEAELIQKKLQEKCQALERKSLAAASELEEKQQLIYTVKKLELQVESMQSEVKLEQAKTHEEKARYNSLQDSYSKLLPQLTEAMKQIDEMKLKELDRVDKAVVEQLKAKVELAEQALAAKQLQIDEMKQIIAKQEEDLETMSVLRAQMEVYCSDFHAERAAREKIHEEKEQLAVQLAYLLKEQQNLEDLGRSSLAEMQNRHGARVPDREHSPHLVQRGTGSQDWPEQRNISIYSCPKCEEILPDLDTLQIHVMDCIN, from the exons ATGTCCAGCAAGTTGAAGGGCCGTCCTGCTGAAAATGGAGAGCATCCCAAGGGTAAAATGGAAAACGGAGTGGACAgtggggctgcccctgcccttaGTACCTACACCCCAGAGGAGATGGTGCAGCAGATGAAAGAACTAATCACTGAGAACAACGAGTTAAAAG AAGCCATGAAGTTGCATAACCAAGCTATGAAGGACCGATACGAGGAACTTTCCATCTggagagagaagcagaaggaagaacGAGAATTTTATGAGTCAAAGTTTAAGGAGGCGAAGCAGTGCTTGCAGGCCAAGTGCATTGAAAATGAACAACTACAGCAACAACTTCAGAgcttaaaggaaaaagaagaaggagCTGAAATG GAGGGCTGCGTGGCTCTCGAGAAGGAAGTGAGGAACCTGAAATCCCAGGTGCAGCGGCTCCAGGCTGAGAAGGCAGATCTGGTTGCCATCATTTCAGAACTGCAAGTCAAGCTGAACATGTCAGCAGAGGATTCCTTTGTGGAGATTGGGATGACT gaAGGAGAAATAAACAGAACTGCAAAGGAACATCAAGAGAATGGTGGTGAAACAACCGGGAATGTTGCTGTCTACAT CAGGAGCAAATCTGCAGATGAATCTAAGAATTTGGAGTCCGAGGAGCTAACTGTGAGCCAGCTGCTGTGCTCCCTTAGAAATGAAactcagaagagagaaaaacttgagaaggagctgcaggatcACAGAGAGAG actgtcaaagctggagaaggaaacCAGCAACTGCCTGGACAGTGGGACACAAACTGAACAGGAAGAAGAGACTTCAGAGGCT GTTGGCAGTGAAGTAGAAGCCCTGAATTTGCAAGTTTGTGCTCTGTTTAAGGAGCTTCAGGAAGCCCATGAGAAGTTAAAAGAAGCAGAATTGATTCAGAAGAAGCTTCAAGAAAA GTGCCAagcactggaaagaaaaagcttgGCTGCTGCATCAGAAttggaggagaagcagcagctaaTATACACTGTCAAGAAGCTGGAACTTCAGGTGGAGAGCATGCAGTCAGAGGTCAAGCTGGAACAAGCCAAGACACATGAAGAAAA GGCAAGATACAATAGCCTGCAGGACTCATATAGCAAACTTCTTCCTCAGCTCACTGAGGCAATGAAACAAATTGATGAAATGAAACTCAAAGAG CTGGACAGAGTGGATAAAGCTGTGGTGGAACAACTGAAAGCAAAGGTGGAGTTGGCAGAACAAGCTCTTGCTGCAAAGCAGCTCCAGATAGATGAAATGAAGCAGATAATTGCTAAGCAAGAGGAGGACCTTGAAACTATGTCTGTGCTCCGTGCTCAG ATGGAGGTTTATTGTTCTGATTTCCATGCTGAGAGGGCAGCAAGAGAGAAGATCCATGAGGAGAAGGAGCAGTTGGCTGTCCAGCTGGCATACCTGCTAAAGGAGCAGCAAAACCTTGAAGATCTTGGCCG AAGCTCTTTGGCAGAGATGCAGAATCGCCACGGAGCCAGAGTGCCGGATCGGGAACACTCACCTCACCTTGTCCAAAGAG GAACTGGTAGTCAAGACTGGCCAGAGCAGCGGAATATCTCAATATATTCATGTCCCAAATGTGAAGAAATTTTACCTGATTTGGACACACTGCAGATTCACGTTATGGACTGCATTAATTGA